In one Yarrowia lipolytica chromosome 1A, complete sequence genomic region, the following are encoded:
- a CDS encoding uncharacterized protein (Compare to YALI0A11605g, weakly similar to uniprot|O94343 Schizosaccharomyces pombe Putative MSF transporter): MLDTTKIPGTSNWLESSEIVKLPVPSDDPDDPLNWSYRRKVLCMACMSAFTLCSGVASASIYSILVPISKDSGLPLATLNQGTGYMFLFLGLGCLVWQPLGQQYGKRPMYLASLLLTLASQVWSAHAATSNGHWIGSKIFQGFVQAPIESLCEVTISDVWFEHERGRWVGLYAFMLMFSNFIAPVVAAPIAVGQSWPWVLYWEAIFCGVVSVILFFFFEETNYNRHTKAAVIVTEGNSDINSDCEVTEVVNTELTEKKGSFHEASSVENGHGHLIHYSKKTYVQKLALFDKPRPMMLWTMFKRPFKLLLFPAIVYSGFLYGSSLVWFNVLNATASLILSSPPYNFGTISVGLSYFSPSIVAGIAGWGGGYMSDILKMYLARRNNGVSEPEHRLWILVVYLALVPGALVLWGVGAATHVHWFGLIMAMGLIGGCGTLAATASVSYAIDSYREVASDSMATVIVIRNLMSFGIGYGITPWLANQGYGKTFGEGAGVCAGCGLVFLVFVVYGKKLRDLTKERYWKLVQESIDNGIAH, translated from the coding sequence ATGCTGGACACTACCAAGATCCCTGGAACCAGCAATTGGCTGGAGTCTTCTGAAATAGTGAAGCTCCCCGTCCCTTCAGACGACCCCGACGACCCTCTCAACTGGAGCTATCGCCGAAAGGTGCTCTGTATGGCATGTATGAGCGCTTTCACCCTCTGCTCCGGAGTGGCCTCGGCGTCCATCTACTCCATTCTGGTGCCTATTTCTAAAGACTCGGGACTTCCTTTGGCGACTCTCAACCAGGGCACAGGCTACatgtttttgtttctcGGCCTGGGCTGTCTAGTATGGCAGCCTCTGGGCCAACAGTACGGCAAACGACCCATGTACCTGGCGTCTCTGCTGTTGACGCTAGCGTCCCAGGTCTGGTCGGCCCACGCTGCCACCTCCAACGGCCATTGGATCGGCTCAAAAATCTTCCAGGGCTTCGTGCAGGCTCCAATCGAGTCGCTATGCGAAGTGACCATCTCCGACGTGTGGTTTGAGCACGAGCGCGGCCGCTGGGTCGGTTTATACGCCTTCATGCTCATGTTTTCCAACTTCATTGCTCCCGTGGTTGCGGCTCCGATTGCCGTGGGCCAGTCTTGGCCCTGGGTGCTGTATTGGGAAGCCATCTTTTGCGGAGTGGTGTCGGTGattctcttcttcttctttgaAGAGACCAACTACAACCGACACACCAAGGCCGCAGTGATTGTGACAGAGGGCAACTCCGATATCAACTCCGACTGCGAAGTGACCGAGGTCGTCAACACCGAGCtgacagagaagaaggggaGCTTCCACGAAGCAAGCAGTGTCGAAAACGGACATGGACACTTGATTCACTACTCCAAGAAGACCTATGTGCAGAAACTAGCATTGTTTGATAAACCCCGGCCGATGATGTTGTGGACCATGTTCAAGCGACCGTTCAAACTGCTTCTTTTCCCAGCCATTGTGTACTCGGGCTTTCTCTACGGCAGCTCCCTGGTCTGGTTCAACGTGCTCAATGCCACCGCTTCTCTTATTCTGTCCAGTCCCCCCTATAACTTTGGCACCATCTCTGTCGGTCTGTCGTACTTTTCTCCCTCAATTGTGGCCGGAATTGCGGGTTGGGGAGGAGGATACATGTCTGATATTCTGAAAATGTACCTTGCTCGTCGCAATAATGGCGTTTCCGAGCCCGAACATCGACTGTGGATTCTGGTCGTCTACCTGGCTCTAGTTCCTGGAGCCCTTGTTCTGTGGGGAGTTGGAGCCGCCACTCATGTGCACTGGTTCGGATTGATCATGGCTATGGGGCTCATTGGAGGCTGTGGAACGCTGGCCGCTACTGCGTCTGTTTCCTATGCCATTGACTCGTACCGAGAAGTGGCTTCAGACTCCATGGCCACCGTGATTGTCATTCGAAACCTCATGAGTTTTGGCATCGGATACGGCATCACTCCGTGGCTGGCCAACCAGGGCTACGGAAAGACGTTTGGAGAAGGCGCGGGTGTCTGTGCGGGATGTGGGCTGgtgtttcttgtttttgtggtcTACGGTAAGAAACTGCGGGACTTGACCAAGGAGCGATACTGGAAGTTGGTTCAGGAGAGTATCGACAATGGTATTGCCCAttag
- a CDS encoding uncharacterized protein (Compare to YALI0A11627g, no similarity) — protein sequence MKFSALVSTSLLALASTAPVDSNIPYHYEVNSTSATLDGQPFLQDASVIVEQGGPFAITLNPENWALFTDTLYNHTGLTPKSPKGLLVIECARAEDAKFEVNIHGQVFHFTGKEIAKPDPDHLGFCSLNVWKKIIDANYFGQQFIDNVLHGKTLPGKWLGPGPKPSNWRD from the coding sequence ATGAAGTTCTCCGCCCTCGTCTCCACCTCTCTGCTTGCCCTGGCATCAACTGCTCCTGTGGACTCAAACATCCCCTACCACTACGAGGTAAACTCCACTTCGGCCACTCTTGACGGACAACCCTTTCTACAGGACGCTTCTGTCATTGTCGAGCAGGGCGGACCTTTTGCCATCACTCTCAACCCCGAAAACTGGGCTCTGTTCACAGACACTCTATACAACCACACCGGCCTGACTCCTAAGAGCCCCAAGGGTCTGCTGGTGATCGAATGTGCTCGAGCCGAGGACGCCAAGTTCGAAGTCAACATCCACGGACAGGTCTTCCACTTTACTGGCAAGGAAATTGCCAAGCCCGACCCGGACCACCTTGGATTCTGCTCCCTCAACGTGTGGAAGAAAATCATTGATGCCAACTACTTTGGTCAGCAGTTCATTGACAACGTTCTCCACGGAAAGACTCTTCCCGGCAAGTGGCTAGGTCCTGGTCCCAAGCCTTCCAACTGGAGGGACTAA